A genomic segment from Microbacterium sp. SORGH_AS_0428 encodes:
- a CDS encoding MmgE/PrpD family protein produces the protein MITHHLRVHTSEEKLAREGQLAWHIAEVATDPVAVDADVVDMIVNRLIDNAAVAAASLTRRPVVAARQQALDHAVSIGGAGATVFGCALERRTSPEWAAWANGVAVRELDYHDTFLAADYSHPGDNIPPILAVAQHVGADGQALARGIATGYEIQIDLVRAISLHKHKIDHVAHLGPSAAAGIGTLLGLDTETIYQAVGQALHTTTATRQSRKGEISTWKAHAPAFAGKMAVEAVDRAMRGETSPSPIYEGEDGVVAWLLDGKDASYDVPLPAAGESKRAILDSYTKEHSAEYQAQAWIDLARKLGTERPELRDPASIASIVLHTSHHTHYVIGSGANDPQKYDPTASRETLDHSIPYIFAVALQDGTWHHVDSYAPERAARADTVELWNKVTTAEDAEWTRRYHSEDPDEKAFGGRVVITLTDGSVIEDEIAVADAHPLGARPFVREDYVRKFRLLAEPVLEAAEIERFLELVQRLPELNADEVRQLSIVAKPGLLLSQPAPKGLF, from the coding sequence ATGATCACGCACCACCTCCGTGTCCACACGAGCGAGGAGAAGCTCGCCCGCGAGGGCCAGCTGGCCTGGCACATCGCCGAGGTCGCCACCGACCCCGTGGCGGTCGACGCGGACGTCGTCGACATGATCGTCAATCGGCTCATCGACAACGCGGCGGTCGCCGCCGCCTCCCTCACCCGTCGCCCCGTCGTCGCCGCTCGCCAGCAGGCGCTCGATCACGCCGTCTCCATCGGTGGTGCCGGTGCGACGGTGTTCGGATGCGCGCTCGAGCGCCGCACCTCGCCCGAGTGGGCGGCGTGGGCCAACGGCGTCGCCGTGCGCGAGCTTGACTATCACGACACCTTCCTCGCGGCGGACTACTCGCACCCGGGGGACAACATCCCGCCCATCCTCGCCGTCGCGCAGCACGTCGGCGCCGACGGACAGGCGCTCGCGCGGGGCATCGCGACCGGTTACGAGATCCAGATCGACCTCGTGCGCGCGATCAGCCTGCACAAGCACAAGATCGACCACGTCGCACACCTCGGCCCCTCGGCCGCGGCCGGCATCGGCACCCTGCTGGGCCTGGACACCGAGACGATCTACCAGGCCGTCGGGCAGGCGCTGCACACGACCACCGCGACCCGTCAGTCCCGCAAGGGAGAGATCTCGACCTGGAAGGCCCACGCCCCGGCGTTCGCCGGCAAGATGGCGGTCGAGGCCGTCGACCGCGCGATGCGCGGCGAGACCTCCCCTTCCCCCATCTACGAGGGCGAGGACGGCGTCGTCGCCTGGCTGCTCGACGGCAAGGACGCCTCCTACGACGTGCCGCTTCCCGCCGCGGGCGAGTCCAAGCGGGCGATCCTGGACTCGTACACGAAGGAGCACTCCGCCGAGTATCAGGCCCAGGCATGGATCGACCTGGCCCGCAAGCTCGGTACCGAGCGGCCCGAGCTGCGCGATCCCGCCAGCATCGCCTCGATCGTGCTGCACACCAGCCACCACACGCACTACGTGATCGGCTCCGGGGCGAACGATCCGCAGAAGTACGATCCGACCGCATCCCGCGAGACGCTGGACCACTCGATCCCGTACATCTTCGCGGTGGCGCTGCAGGACGGAACCTGGCACCACGTCGACTCCTATGCGCCCGAGCGTGCGGCGCGCGCGGACACCGTCGAGCTGTGGAACAAGGTGACCACGGCAGAAGACGCCGAATGGACCCGCCGCTATCACTCCGAGGACCCCGACGAGAAGGCATTCGGCGGTCGCGTGGTCATCACCCTCACCGACGGGTCGGTCATCGAGGACGAGATCGCCGTCGCCGACGCGCACCCGCTCGGAGCCCGGCCCTTCGTCCGCGAGGACTACGTCCGCAAGTTCCGGCTGCTGGCGGAGCCCGTGCTGGAGGCGGCGGAGATCGAGCGGTTCCTCGAGCTCGTGCAGCGCCTGCCGGAGCTGAACGCCGACGAGGTGCGCCAGCTCTCGATCGTCGCCAAGCCGGGGCTGCTGCTGTCGCAGCCGGCGCCGAAGGGGCTGTTCTGA
- the prpB gene encoding methylisocitrate lyase: MLGSTASASEKRRAFRAGLASGGLMRLPGAFNPLSARLIERKGFEGVYISGAVLSADLGLPDIGLTTLTEVAGRGAQIARTTELPALIDADTGFGEPMNVARTIQMLEDAGVAGAHIEDQINPKRCGHLDGKAVVDEGTALRRIRAAVDARRDPDFLVMARTDIRAIEGLDAAVDRAKALVDAGADAIFPEALATLDEFEAMRRAVDVPILANMTEFGKSELFSVDQLRDVGVNIVIWPVSLLRIAMGAAERALDDLVDKGHLRDKVGEMQHRAELYDLIDYEQYNSFDDSIFTYTRP; encoded by the coding sequence ATGCTCGGATCGACGGCGTCCGCATCGGAGAAGCGCCGCGCGTTCCGCGCCGGTCTCGCGTCGGGTGGGCTGATGCGGCTCCCGGGCGCCTTCAATCCGCTGTCCGCGCGGCTGATCGAGCGCAAGGGCTTCGAGGGCGTCTACATCTCGGGCGCGGTGCTGTCGGCCGATCTCGGGCTTCCGGACATCGGCCTGACGACCCTGACCGAGGTCGCCGGACGCGGCGCTCAGATCGCCCGGACGACGGAGCTTCCGGCGCTCATCGATGCCGACACCGGATTCGGCGAGCCCATGAACGTCGCGCGCACCATCCAGATGCTCGAGGACGCCGGCGTCGCCGGCGCCCACATCGAGGATCAGATCAACCCGAAGCGCTGCGGTCACCTCGACGGCAAGGCCGTCGTGGACGAAGGGACGGCGCTGCGCCGCATCCGCGCCGCCGTCGACGCGCGCCGCGATCCCGACTTCCTCGTGATGGCGCGCACCGACATCCGCGCGATCGAGGGGTTGGATGCGGCGGTCGACCGCGCCAAGGCGCTCGTGGATGCGGGAGCGGATGCGATCTTCCCGGAGGCGCTGGCGACCCTCGATGAGTTCGAGGCGATGCGCAGAGCCGTCGACGTGCCGATCCTCGCCAACATGACCGAGTTCGGCAAGAGCGAGCTCTTCTCGGTCGATCAGCTCCGCGACGTGGGGGTCAACATCGTGATCTGGCCGGTCTCGTTGCTGCGCATCGCGATGGGCGCCGCCGAGCGCGCGCTGGACGACCTCGTCGACAAGGGACATCTGCGTGACAAGGTCGGCGAGATGCAGCATCGCGCCGAGCTCTACGACCTGATCGACTACGAGCAGTACAACAGCTTCGACGACAGCATCTTCACCTACACGCGTCCGTGA
- a CDS encoding GntR family transcriptional regulator gives MRASDRAYRTLLEQIQSGELAPGTVLAEVEQARRLGVSRTPLREAIGRLAADGLVAQASPRVTVVTDIDADDIRALFAVRRALEESAARIAAERVADGAPGEPFAALAERWAAEDPQADADAYYATIAQFDQALDAAVGNDYLIAALRTVRTHLVRVRRLARDNPARLAASAAEHRLIARAIADGDAELAAHATHVHLHHALTAILASLADASDAPRVARSTPGAA, from the coding sequence ATGCGGGCGAGCGACCGTGCGTACCGCACACTTCTCGAGCAGATCCAGTCCGGTGAGCTGGCGCCGGGAACCGTGCTCGCCGAGGTGGAGCAGGCCCGCCGGCTCGGCGTGAGCCGCACGCCGCTGCGAGAGGCCATCGGACGCCTCGCCGCCGACGGGCTCGTCGCGCAGGCCTCGCCGCGGGTCACCGTCGTGACCGACATCGACGCCGACGACATCCGCGCCCTCTTCGCCGTGCGCCGTGCGCTCGAGGAGTCCGCTGCCCGCATCGCGGCGGAGCGCGTGGCCGACGGGGCTCCGGGTGAGCCGTTCGCCGCGCTCGCCGAACGCTGGGCGGCCGAGGACCCTCAGGCCGACGCGGACGCCTACTACGCCACGATCGCGCAGTTCGATCAGGCGCTGGACGCCGCCGTCGGCAACGACTATCTGATCGCCGCGCTGCGGACCGTGCGCACCCATCTCGTCCGCGTGCGCCGCCTCGCGCGCGACAATCCCGCACGCCTCGCCGCCTCCGCCGCCGAGCACCGCCTCATCGCGCGCGCCATCGCCGACGGCGACGCCGAACTCGCGGCCCACGCCACCCACGTGCACCTGCACCACGCACTGACCGCCATCCTCGCGTCGCTCGCCGACGCATCCGACGCCCCGCGCGTCGCACGATCCACCCCGGGAGCAGCATGA